The proteins below are encoded in one region of Archocentrus centrarchus isolate MPI-CPG fArcCen1 chromosome 13, fArcCen1, whole genome shotgun sequence:
- the LOC115791057 gene encoding LOW QUALITY PROTEIN: apolipoprotein A-I-like (The sequence of the model RefSeq protein was modified relative to this genomic sequence to represent the inferred CDS: deleted 1 base in 1 codon) → MDTSLTRDYKRSAPAEVVQSRPELHQTSTMKFVALALALLLAVGSQAASLQADAPSQLAQIRSAVDVYMTQVKDGAIRSLDQLDGTPYNEFKDILAKRLEELHTQIKTLQSSVSPMTDSFVSTVAESTAEFRNRIAADIEALKTELEPKRAHLREVIERHMEEYRNHLEPIVKEYYAKHTAEMEELRTKMEPIMAELREKIRTNVEETKNALTPIVDTVREKIATHVEQARALLAPYVEEYKEQIRQTYGRAQSVRVEDLTAMRERIQPLAADIKNKFQEIFGILAETFNKS, encoded by the exons ACCAGCACCATGAAATTTGTGGCTCTAGCTCTTGCCCTTCTGTTGGCTGTCG GCTCTCAAGCCGCTTCCCTGCAGGCTGATGCACCCTCCCAGCTGGCCCAAATCCGGTCTGCTGTGGATGTGTACATGACTCAGGTGAAGGATGGTGCCATCAGATCCCTGGACCAGCTTGATGGCACTCCATACAATGAGTTTAA GGACATCCTGGCTAAGCGTTTGGAGGAGCTCCACACTCAGATCAAGACTTTGCAGAGTTCCGTCTCCCCCATGACCGACAGCTTCGTTAGTACAGTGGCTGAATCCACTGCTGAATTCCGTAACAGAATTGCGGCTGATATTGAGGCCCTGAAAACTGAGCTGGAGCCCAAACGTGCTCACCTGAGGGAAGTCATCGAAAGACACATGGAGGAGTACCGCAACCACCTCGAGCCCATCGTCAAAGAGTACTATGCCAAGCACACAGCTGAAATGGAAGAACTGAGGACAAAGATGGAGCCCATTATGGCTGAGCTGCGTGAGAAGATCCGTACCAATGTGGAAGAGACCAAGAATGCCCTGACACCCATTGTGGACACTGTGCGTGAAAAGATTGCTACGCATGTGGAACAAGCGAGGGCATTGTTGGCTCCCTATGTTGAAGAATACAAGGAGCAGATTAGGCAAACCTATGGCCGTGCACAAAGTGTCAGAGTTGAAGACCTTACTGCCATGAGGGAGAGGATTCAGCCTCTAGCCGCAGACATCAAGAATAAGTTCCAGGAAATATTCGGGATCCTTGCTGAAACCTTCAATAAGAGCTAA
- the LOC115791056 gene encoding T-box transcription factor TBX1, translating to MNGLQLSQSCDLSLPCCADEGSLSSTKCHQISGVRVQLEMQGLWQQFDQLGTEMIVTKAGRRMFPTFQVRISGMDPSAEYVLLMDFIPVDNKRYRYAFHSSSWLVAGRADVGAPSRMHFHPDSPARGAQWMKQTVSFDSLKLTNNLLDDNGHMILNSMHRYQPRFHVVYVDPTPNSHLNAYKNFCSFSFPETRFTAVTAYQNHRITQLKIASNPFAKGFRTTDPQAW from the exons ATGAATG gtctTCAGCTGTCTCAGAGCTGTGATCTATCTCTGCCCTGCTGCGCAGATGAGGGGTCACTGTCGAGCACCAAGTGCCACCAAATCAGCGGGGTTAGAGTTCAGCTGGAGATGCAGGGACTTTGGCAGCAGTTTGACCAGCTGGGCACAGAGATGATTGTTACCAAAGCTGGAAG GAGGATGTTTCCAACGTTCCAGGTGCGAATCTCTGGGATGGATCCTTCTGCTGAATATGTACTTCTCATGGATTTTATTCCTGTTGACAACAAAAGATACAG atatGCATTCCACAGCTCATCCTGGTTAGTGGCAGGAAGAGCAGATGTCGGAGCCCCAAGCAGGATGCATTTCCACCCAGACTCACCTGCTCGCGGAGCCCAGTGGATGAAGCAGACTGTTTCCTTTGACAGTCTAAAGCTCACCAACAACCTACTGGATGACAATGGACAT ATGATACTCAACTCCATGCATCGCTACCAGCCGCGTTTCCATGTGGTGTATGTGGATCCAACGCCCAACAGCCACTTAAATGCATACAAGaacttctgctctttttccttccCCGAGACACGCTTCACGGCTGTAACTGCTTATCAAAACCACAGG ATCACTCAGTTAAAAATTGCAAGCAACCCATTTGCTAAAGGCTTCAGGACTACAGACCCACAGGCTTGGTGA